Below is a window of Blastopirellula marina DNA.
CCAAGATGCAGCGGATCGTGTAGGCGATCAGGCCAGCGAACAGCAGTCCACCTTCCAGCTGGCTGATTTGTAGATCGTAGGCGAATAGCCAGACGACGATCGAAATGATCAGAATCAAAGGCACGTCAAAACGAACCAGTTTCTGATCGACAATCAGCGGTGTAATAAGTGCTGAAATCCCGAGGATAAGTAGCACATTGAAGATGTTGCTACCTGCGACGTTCCCAACGGCAACATCAGAACTGCCTGTTAGAGAAGAGGTGAGCGAGACGGCCAATTCCGGCGCACTCGTGCCGAAAGACACCACGGTGAGTCCGATGATGAGTGAAGAGATTCCGGCAGAAGCCGCAAGCTTCGACGCTCCCCGGACGAGTAACTCTGCACCAACGACCAGGGCGACCAAGCCCACAACAATCAGCAGCGACGCGATCATTACTTCGTTTGACCATCCAAAAAGAATGGAAGTGGCTGAACCGATAGCATTCAGGACACAGTTGTTTCGTTATTGTTCGGGGTTCGCGACTCAACAGAACATGCTCGAAACTTGGCGACAAGGGGGCTTTCGTCGAGTCAAGAACCAATGGAAACCTAACCACCGACGTCGTGACGCAAAGGTAACAATGACGACAACGGTCGCGATTAACCAACAATAAAAGAAGTTGCGGTTTTCCCTAGCGCCAGCGGACTCTTGGTCGTCACCGAGGCGTCCCAGTGCATCGCACGCACGTAATGATTTAGCAATCTTGGCTAGTTTACTCGGCTCTTTCGGAAAGCTACGAATGCGAGATAGGCGTCATTGCAAATTGTCTGACCACTCATCAGGTTTCTGAGCAAAGTATTTGCCTACGTGAGTTTGGTAATCCCAGGCTGAGCAATCTCAATGGGTGGAGCATCTCCCCAGGCGTATTGCTTTGGCGACAGGTCTTGCTTGGAAGTCAAAGCCTGTTCCCAGGTGATCTCTTGTCCTGTGTAAGTTGCCATGCGGCCCATGATCGCCAGAAGTGTGCTCTGGGCCATGTACTGTCCGTTATTCAGCGGTTGGTCGTTTCGGATGCCAGCAAAGAGTTCGTCATGTTCGACCTGATAACAATTCTTGGCAGTTCCCTCGAAGCTCCAAGCATTCTTGCCGTAGATAGAGGTCTCTTTATGCGATAGCTTGGATAAGCCGTTGGTGCCTTGCGCAACCACTCCCATTTCGTTTTTGCAGCCAGGCTGTTGGCGGCAACTGCTGATGATGCGAGCTCCGTTTTCGTATTCGTAGATCACGCTATGATGATCATAGATGTTTCCATAGACTTCGTCGGTTCGGACCTGACGGCCCCCCATTCCGATTGCTTTTACGGGATAGCCTTGCAGAATCCAGGCCGCGATATCGAGATAATGCACATGCTGTTCGACGTTGAAATCGCCGGATAGCCAGGTGAAGTAATACCAGTTGTGCATCTGCCAATGCATATCGGTCCACCCAGGTTGCCGTGGCTTGACCCATATCGGACCGCGATAGTCGTTGGCCATCACCGTATGGATTTCGCCGGCTTGACCTTCATGAAGTCGCTGGACCGTTTCCTGAAAACCTTGGTCATAGCGTAGGCAAAGTCCTGAGACTACGGAAAGTCGTTTCCTTTTCGCTTCAGCACAAGTTTCCAATACAGAAAGTACGCCTGGCGTGTCGACCGCGACCGGTTTCTCCGCAAAGACATGCTTGTCGGCATCGATGGCTGCCTTCAAGTGCATGGGACGAAATTGAGGCGGCGTGGCAAGTAGGACCACATCGACTCCGCTGTCGATGACTTGTTGGTACGCGTCGAAGCCGAGAAACTGACGGTCCTCTGGGACATCAATCTTATTCGCGATCTCCTTGCGCTGCTTGAGCGACCGGAGCGACGACTCGAGCCGAGGTTGAAACATATCACCCATCGCTGTCAGCTTGACGTTCTCATCCGCGGTTAACGCCTGAGTAGCCGCCCCGGTACCGCGACCTCCGCAACCAATCAAACCAACACGCAGCAGATCATTGCCAGTTGGATGGACGGAAGGTGCGGCCATGGCAACTTGGCTGGCAAGCGTACTGCCTGCGATCGTGAAGCTCGACGATTTCAGGAATTGTCGACGATTACCGGTGATTTGATTTGGTTGGGAAGGTTGATTCGGCATGGTCAAGTTTCTGAGGAAAAGACTGACGGCGGATGTTATGGGGCGGGCAGGGGACGAATCTCGAAGTTTCGGAAATAGACTTCACTGCTCTCATTTTCCAGCAAGATTCTACCGGCAGCAGGGAATACGTCGTAGCAATGATTTACGATCTGTCCGTTGATCTTCACAGTGATTTCGTTGCCTTCGCAGATGCACTCGACTTTGGTCCATTCCCCCAGCGGACTGGCGACGTCATTCTTGCCACGTGTGTCTCGTAGCTCTTCGAATCCGGCTTCATGATGCGACCACCAGAATTGTCGGCCAGAATAAACGGTTGGCGCACCATCTTCTCGCCAACGCGTACGACTATCTTCCGCGACGATTGTTCTACTGCTGAGGGTGACGGGAATCGTTTTGCCGGCGTCATCCTCGCCTCGGATAACAATAAGATCTCCCTCACATCCTTGAGCCAACTGCACCTCGACTGACGCCATCCACGTTCCACGGGCATTCCCTTCTGGGCCAGTTGCGTGAAGCAGGATGCCTGAGTTCCGCACATACTTCGATCCGTCGGTCCGTTCGCCCCAGCGGTACTCGATGCTTAGGTGGTAATTGCGATAGGCATTGACGGTCGCAATGTATCCCATCCCCTTACCGGCGATGCGGATCGTGCCGTCAACTACCGAATAGGCTTCGGAATGCTCGAAGCGATCCTGCTCGCGAAGCCATGTTGTGAAACCTTCGAGGTTGGTTCCATTGAACGGCTTAATAACCTTTGACTTAGGCTCAATCATTTTGAGCGACTCATCCGCACGTACCGCGAACGGAAGCAAAATGAGAATCAGGATTGCCAATGTCGGAGACTGCATGCCGGACTTTACTTTCCTTGAGGCTGAGTCAGCCCTCGCGCGACCGTTTCGAGGAACTCTCGCGATCGGCGGGCCAGGCGGTCGATTTCTTCTGGCTCGGTTGGGCGGGGTAGCAACGGAGCAAAGATATTTTCACAGCAAAGGGGAATCGTTCGTCCCGTTTGGACAACTGGTTGCAGCAAGCGATAGTGATCGATCTCACCCAAACCGGCGCCACAGTCTTGGTCGACCGGCCAGTTCCTATGATCTTTGATACAAAAGCTGTGCACGACGTCGGCACATGATTGGATATCGGGGATCGGATCGACGTTCAGATAATCCATCACATTGCCGGCATCGTAATTGACGCGAATACCTGGATCGTCTATTTCGCGGATGATTTCGGCACAGGCCTCTCCCGTTCCAGTCGAACCGCCATGTTGTTTGACCACCAGTACAACTCCATGGTCACGGGCAAAAGGGCCGAGCTTTCTAAATCGTTCAATCCACAAGGGCCGGTTCCCTCCTTCGGTATGTCCAAAGGTCAATACTTGAGGAATGCCAGCGGCGGATGCCTGGCGAATTCGATGTTGAAGGACCTTCAACCCATCATCATGTTCAGGATAAACGGTCGAGAACATCATCAACGGTTCTAAGCCCATATCACGACACTGGTCCGCAAGTCCCCTAGCTTTGGCGGGCGGGGCGTCCGCGGCCATTACCGGTGTTCTCTCGCTTCTTCCTTTCTCTTGATGCGAAGTTCCCCAGGCAACATAGCGATAGCCTGCGGCGCGGATACCACTCAGGGCTCGTTCTAATGGGAACTGTGAGTATGGAAGCGTCATGCAGGCGATTTGAAAGTCGGTTGCCTCAGGAGCGGTCTCGTCAGCGGACGCAATTCGAGTGCCGATCCATGGCGACGCACCCAACCTGGCCAAACCGCAGAGGGCAACTCGTCTTGTCATACTTATCGGATGCGAGGTCGCGGGATTCTTCATAGAAAAGCTCTGATCGAATTCGATGGCATAACTAGAGCGTAGATTTTCGCAGGAATAAATCTGGAATGCCACCGTTTTCTCTTAAACGTGTTGTGGGCGGGGGGAGCCATGGGGCCCTTAATCGTTTTAAGAATACGGTATTTTTGCGGCGATTGTTTGCTAAACTGAAAGCCACTGTCCTTTCGCGAAACGGACACGTCTGATCCGACCCACCTACTGTTCGACCCCTCCTGGAGTTCCTGGATGAGAATCTTCTACCGTAGTGTTGTTCTGTCTGGCCTGATTGTTTTCGGCCTCGGTGTTCTATCTCCTTTATTGGCTGCCGATCCTCAGCCACCGGAAGGCTTTCGAGCTCTTTTCAACGGCAAGGATTTGACCGGGTGGTACGGCTGGAATCCGCATGCTTCGGTGAAGTTGGAAGGGGAAAAGAAAAAGGAAAACCTGGCAAAGCAACGTAAAGAGTTCCCTGAAAACTGGACGGTCGAAAACCGTGAGCTCGTCAACGATGGGCACGGACCATACGCCACTACCGACGAAGAGTTTGGTGACATCGAACTGTTGATCGAATACAAGACAGTTGCTG
It encodes the following:
- a CDS encoding DUF1080 domain-containing protein; translated protein: MQSPTLAILILILLPFAVRADESLKMIEPKSKVIKPFNGTNLEGFTTWLREQDRFEHSEAYSVVDGTIRIAGKGMGYIATVNAYRNYHLSIEYRWGERTDGSKYVRNSGILLHATGPEGNARGTWMASVEVQLAQGCEGDLIVIRGEDDAGKTIPVTLSSRTIVAEDSRTRWREDGAPTVYSGRQFWWSHHEAGFEELRDTRGKNDVASPLGEWTKVECICEGNEITVKINGQIVNHCYDVFPAAGRILLENESSEVYFRNFEIRPLPAP
- a CDS encoding Gfo/Idh/MocA family protein; protein product: MPNQPSQPNQITGNRRQFLKSSSFTIAGSTLASQVAMAAPSVHPTGNDLLRVGLIGCGGRGTGAATQALTADENVKLTAMGDMFQPRLESSLRSLKQRKEIANKIDVPEDRQFLGFDAYQQVIDSGVDVVLLATPPQFRPMHLKAAIDADKHVFAEKPVAVDTPGVLSVLETCAEAKRKRLSVVSGLCLRYDQGFQETVQRLHEGQAGEIHTVMANDYRGPIWVKPRQPGWTDMHWQMHNWYYFTWLSGDFNVEQHVHYLDIAAWILQGYPVKAIGMGGRQVRTDEVYGNIYDHHSVIYEYENGARIISSCRQQPGCKNEMGVVAQGTNGLSKLSHKETSIYGKNAWSFEGTAKNCYQVEHDELFAGIRNDQPLNNGQYMAQSTLLAIMGRMATYTGQEITWEQALTSKQDLSPKQYAWGDAPPIEIAQPGITKLT
- a CDS encoding sugar phosphate isomerase/epimerase family protein, translating into MTRRVALCGLARLGASPWIGTRIASADETAPEATDFQIACMTLPYSQFPLERALSGIRAAGYRYVAWGTSHQEKGRSERTPVMAADAPPAKARGLADQCRDMGLEPLMMFSTVYPEHDDGLKVLQHRIRQASAAGIPQVLTFGHTEGGNRPLWIERFRKLGPFARDHGVVLVVKQHGGSTGTGEACAEIIREIDDPGIRVNYDAGNVMDYLNVDPIPDIQSCADVVHSFCIKDHRNWPVDQDCGAGLGEIDHYRLLQPVVQTGRTIPLCCENIFAPLLPRPTEPEEIDRLARRSREFLETVARGLTQPQGK